The DNA segment GCCCACGCCGAAGCCGCCAAAGAAATCGGCCATTGCGGCCACAAGGAACGGCCCCGTGCCGCCGGACAGTGTGATGAGGGGCCTGACCCGGCCGGCAATGGCGCCGAGGTTCGCCCGCCCAAAGTAGGCCGCCCAGACCACCTGGTTGAGGCCCACCCAGGCGCCGATTCCGAACCCGGCAATCGCGCCCGCGGCAAGCACGCTGGTGCCCGGCAAGAGCAGCAGAAGGGGCACGGTCAGACCGTTCCATGCGCAGACGATGAGCAGGGTCTTGCGAATGTGCATGCGGTCGGCAAGCCAGCCCCAGAAGAAGCGTCCGAAGAAGCTTGTGAACCCGTATGCGCTGAAGGCAAATCCCGCCGTTGTAAGGTCGAATCCCTTGTCGCTGAACGTCGGCGTCAAGTTGGCGGGGAAGGCGGTGGGGGAGAAGCTGGCAAAGAATACGGCGCCAACAAGCAGCCACAGAGTGGTCGTGCGGAAAGCTTCACCGGCTGTGAGGCTCGTGTCCGCCGCGCGTGCCCGCGCCGCCGCCTCCGAGCCCTCCTTGTCGCCGTCCGTCCGCAAGCCCACGTCCTCCGGCCGCGTCTTGATGAGCATTGCGGGCAACACCGCGAACACCAGGGTCATGACGCCCAGCAACTGGAACGTGGTCCGCCAGTCCAGCGCCTCCACCACGTTGGCCACGGTGAAGGGCAGCAGAAACGCCGCCAACCCAGTGCCCATCGACGCCAGCGCCGTTGCGCGTCCGCGCTTCCGCACGAACCACTCGGGCACAATCGCGGCTTGCATCAGCGCGCCCGGCCCCGCGCCGAGCACGCCGCTCAACACGCCAAAGATGAGCCAGAACTGCCACACCTCGGTGACGAAGGACACTGCGATGATCCCAAAGCCGGACACGAAGGCGCTGCCCACGGCCAGGAATGGCGCGCCCCGCCGCGAGTCGAGGAAACGGCCGAGGAAGAACCCCCCAACAGCGGCGCCAAGGGTTCGCAGCGTGATGCCCAGGAAGATGGCGGACTGGCTCCAGCCCAGGTCCTCCTGCATAGGCACGGAGAGAACTGCGGTGGACCAAATGGCCCCGGCCGTCGTGAAGGCACGCAGGAAAATGACCGCGACAATAACCCAACCGAAGAAGAAAGGCAGCCTCGCCTGCCAAGGGGGCCGCTGTGAGAGCTCGGCGTTGGATGTCGTCAAGGGCATGCCTTAGGTGCAGGATGTGTCTTGGGAGAGCAACCTACACAGTATACGAGAGAGGTAAAGAGGAATATACAGCCCGCTGCATTTGGTCTTTCTCCCGGTTCTGGACGGAGGTGATACAATGGCGTCAGGCCGCGTGGCGGCAACCGTATCGCCGGGCCCAACCGCCGGTGATGCGTCAGTTACTGCTGGGGCCGCGTCCGCTGTGGCGCAGCCCGGGAGGTAGTTAGATGCGAAGACTATTTGTTGTTGTACTACTGCTCCTGACCGTCGCCCTGCTGCTTGCATGCCAGGGACCGGAGGGCGAGTCAGGTCCGGCGGGCGAAGACGGCCAGGACGGCCGCACCCCCACCCAGGCCGAGCTTGCCAACCTCGTCAACCAGGCGCTCACCAACCGCCTCTCGGAGACGCAGGGCCCTCAGGGCGCCGTTGGCCCCCAAGGGCCCAAGGGCGACGACGGCAGCGACGGCGATACAGGCGCTGCGGGACCCCAGGGCCCCACCGGCTCGCAGGGACCCAAGGGCGACACCGGCCCCATTGGCCCGCCCGGCCAGTCCGGCGCCCAGGGGCCGCGCGGCGAGCGAGGCGCCCAGGGCCCTCCCGGCGTGAAAGGCGAGGACGGCAACCTCACCATCCTGGCCCCGCCGGCCAACCTCGGCGGCACCAACTATGACCTCGCCGTCAGCCGCGGCGCCTGGGTCGGCGTCATCTCCCAGCCCGTCACCCTGGCGAACCCCGCCAAGGTCCTGGTGCTGGCCAACGCCACTGTCTCCGTCACCTGCCCCCTTGGCCTGGAATGCGGCCACAACTTCCGGCTCGCCCTGAATACCGAGCTGCGGCAACCCCCCGACTCCCGGGAGTTCGAGTTGAACAACCTCCAGCTCCCCCACAGCATCCCGGTGTCCATCGGCAGCGTGTTCTCCCTGCCCGCCGGCGCCCACACCATCTACCTGCTCGGCTTCAACCGAGCCGACATCGGTCCGCTGCTGCGGAACACCACGCTCACTGTGCTCGTCGTGGAAGACTAGCCGCGCGCCTGGGACTCCGGAACGTGCGGGGCCCAGCCTGTTCGCCTCAACTTGTCGAAGGGTTGCAGAACGGGCTGGGCCATTGCGTTCACTTGCAGACCATCGCTCACATGGTGCACACTTTCCCCAACGAAATCCGCCGCCCTCGTTCTGCGGGTGCGGCCCTGTCGGGAGGAAGAGATCATGACCACCACCAAGCACGACGTGAAGCACATGAGCCGCATCGTCACGGACGGCCCGCACCGCGCGCCCGCCCGGGCGATGCTCCGCGCCGTCGGCATGAACGACGACGACATGGACCGCGCGTTTATCGCTGTCGCCAACCTCGCCAGTGACGTCACACCCTGCAACGTCCACCTCGACCGCGTTGCCCAGGCCTGCAAGGAGGGCGTCCGGCGCGCCAACGGCTTCCCCTTCCTCTTCGGCACCATCACCGTCTCAGACGGCATATCCATGGGTACAGAGGGCATGAAGGCCTCCCTCGTCAGCCGCGAGGTCATCGCGGACTCCATCGAGACCGTCTGCTTCGGCGAGAGCATGGACGGCCTCATCGCCGTTGCCGCCTGCGACAAGAACATGCCAGGCTCGCTGATGGCGATGGCCCGCCTCAACATCCCCTCGATCTTCGTTTACGGCGGCGCCATCCTGCCCGGCAATTACCTCGGCAAGGACATCAACATCCAGGACATGTTTGAGGCCGTGGGGTCCTGGTCCAAGGGCAACCTCACGGTGGAGGAGCTCTTTGCCATGGAGCGCATCGCTTGCCCCGGCGAGGGCGCCTGCGCCGGCATGTTCACCGCCAACACCATGTCCTCCGCCATCGAGGCCATGGGCATGTCCCTCCCCGGCGCGGCGTCAGTGCCCGCCGTCGACCCCAAGAACGAGGGCATCGCCCACCAGGCCGCCGCAGCCGTCTACAACATGCTCGATCTCGGCATCAAGCCCCGCGACATCATGACCAAGGATGCCTTCGAGAACGCCATCATGGTCGTCCTCGCCATGGGCGGCTCCACCAACGCCGTCCTCCACCTCCTCGCCATCGCCCACGAGGCCAAGGTCGACCTGAAGATCGACGACTTCGACCGCCTCAGCCGCGTGACCCCCTACCTCACCGACCTCCGGCCCGCCGGGCGCTTCGTTATGTCCGACCTCGACAGAGTCGGCGGCGTGCCAGTCGTCATGCGAGAGCTCCTGAACGCCGGCATGCTCCACCCCGACGTCATGACCTGCACCGGCAAGACCGTCGCCGAGAACCTTGACGACCTCGACATCCCTGCCGCAGACGGCGACGTGGTCCACGCGGTCTCCGACGCACGCTCGCCCACCGGCGGGCTCGTCATCCTGCGCGGCAACCTCTCGCCCGAGGGCTCCGTGATGAAGGTGTCGGGCACCAAGCACCTGCAGCACCGCGGCCCCGCCCGCGTCTACGACGGCGAGCGCGCCACCTTCGAGGCCGTCACCCGCGGCGAGATCAACGCCGGCGACGTCGTCGTCATCCGCTACGAGGGCCCCAGGGGCGGCCCCGGCATGCAGGAAATGCTGGCCGTCACCGGCGCCATCATGGGCGCGGGCCTCGGCAACGACGTCCTGCTCCTGACCGACGGCCGTTTCTCCGGCGCCACCCACGGCCCGATGATCGGCCACGTCGCCCCCGAGGCCGCGGTCGGCGGCCCCATCGCGCTCGTGCAGGAGGGCGACATAATCCACCTCGACGTGGAGAGCCGCGACCTCAGCGTGGAGATCTCGGACGAGGAGATGGCCCGCCGCCGCGCCGCGTGGCAGCCGCGCCCCATCCCCTACGAGGTCGGCGTCATGGCCAAGTACGCCAAGCTCGTCGGCACAGCGTCCCAGGGCGCTGTCACCAGCTAAGGAAAGCCGGGACCCAGAGGGGTGGTACGGCGGGGCGCAGCTGTCCCCCATACCGGCGCACGCCGGTATCCAGAAACTGTATGCCCAACGGTCGCCGCATCACCCGCCCCCATACCTGTGGTTCCTGCGCAGGAACCACGACAAACGCGACCAACCCCACTAGCCCATCCCTTCACCCTGACCCACCCCCAATTCGCCGTTCCCGCGCAGGCCGGAACCCAGAAGGGCGGTGTGTCCTGAACCGTTCGCCTTGAGCCAGTCGAAGGGTCACACGAACGGACGCATGCACTTCCACTCGTCGTTCTTGCGAAGGAGAGAATCTAAGGCGGGGAGCAGGTCAGTTGCTGTGGGTAACGTAATGGGACCATGGCGAGCAGGCGCTCTCCCGCACCAAGCCCCAAGCCTTTTCGATTCACATGGGCCTCGGCTGGGGGTCAGGCGAAGTAAATCCACAAAGGACGAGATCACTCGAGTTCCCTACCTCTGGCTGGTACAATGACTTGGAGTTTCGTTCAAGGTGACGTAGTTATGTTGCGCGTTTTCGCTTTCCCAGTGGTTCGCGTGTCGACTGTTGTTCTATTGGCCGGTACCTTGCTCTTTTCGCATCTGGAACGGGTTGATGCTTTCAGTTGCCTCGAACCCGGATCACCTTCCGAAGAATTGGCAAGGTCCTCTTCCGTCTTTTTGGGTCGTGTCGTCTCGATAAGTTCAAGTGTGAAAAAGGAAGACGAGGCCAAGTACCTTGGGTGGGATCGGATATACGAATTTAACGTCACGACTGTCTGGAAAGGACCGGTGTACCAGACAATGTTTGTCAGGTCTGATTACGGACAAATTAATGTGGCGCCCCTTGTGAAGGGCACCCAATATGTAGTGTACTTGCGAGACCAATTTGAACTATATGGGTGTACCCCGACACTGCCATTCCCGAGTGCTGCAGATCATGTGGCTGAGCTAGGTGAGGGACAGGCTCCATTGGAGGGCACAATCGCACCGACACCCACCGTTCCCTGGTTTGGGGCGGACAATATGAAAACTAGTAACGGGTGTGGGCCATCACCTGACAGCGCAGACCTTTCGGTTATAGGGCTATTGGTGGGGCTTGTCTGGATCGCTGGGCGGAGGCGACGCTGTGACCCACCTTACTAGCGACCCTTGCCCCTGACCCTGCCAAAGGGCGCCCGTCTCCTACCCCGCCTCCAGCGCCGAATCCACCTGCAGCCCGCCCTCCAGCATGCGCTGCACCGGGCACCGGTCGCCGATGCGGTGCAGCCGCTCGCGCTGCCCCTCATCGATGTCGCCGGTAACGTGCACGCGCTTGCGCACGACTGAGCCCGATGTGCCCTTGGCGGCGTCGTGCTCCATGGACACCTCCACGGTCACCTCACCCAGCGCCCAGCCCTTGCGTTCGGCATACAGCCGAAGGGTGGCGGCGGTTCAGGTGCCCAGCGCCGAGAGGAGCAGGCTGTGCGGATCCGGCGCCGCGCCGTCGCCCGTGGGCGGCGCCTCGTGCGCGGCAAAGCTGCCGAACGGCGTCTCCGCCACGTACCGAGTGCCGCCGACTGAGTGCACGGTTACTGTTGTCATGGCTCAGGCCTGCCGCTTCACGCCGGAAATGGTCGCGCTGTACCAGAACTGCCCGTCCCACCCGTCGCCACCGGGCGGCGAGCCCTCCAGGGTGACCTCTGCAAACCCCGCCCGCCGGACCGTGTCCGCGTACTCGGTGTCGGGCAGCGAGCCGGAGATGCAGCCGCTCAGCAGCGCCATGTCGTTCATCTCGTCCTCCGTCACCGGCCGCGTCAGCACCATGTCCGACACCACCAGACGCCCGCCGGGCCGAAGCACGCGGAAGGCCTCGCGGAAAACGGCGTCCTTGTCCGGCGCGAGGTTGATCACGCAGTTGGACATCACCACGTCGACAATCGCGTCCTCCAGCGGCAGCGCCTCGATGTCCCCATGCTTGAACGTCACGTTGCCGAGTCCGAGCTTCGCGGCGTTCTCCGTCGCCTTGTCGATCATGTCCTGCGTGAAGTCCACGCCGATGACCGCGCCCTGCTCGCCCACCTGCTCCGCCGCCAGGAAGCAGTCGAGTCCCGCGCCGCTGCCCAGGTCCAGCACCGTTTCGCCCGGCCGCATGCCCGCCAGCGCGACGGGGTTGCCGCACCCGAAGGTCACGACGCTCCCCGGCAGCTTCTCCAGCGCCTCGGCAGGGTATGCCGCCAGCGACTCGGCGTCGCCGGCACAGCAGGCCGCGTCTCCCTCGACCGCCTCACGAAGCCGGTCTGCGTACGACTGCGACACAACTACCTTGAGTTCAATTGGTGACTTCATAACGCCTCCTGTTACGGGAATGTGGTCAGCGTACCCGAAACGGCCCGTCCAGCCCCTCGGCCGCCTGCCAGCTCTCCTCCACGACATCCACCCGCGAGCTAGGCGGCCCTTTGCGGAGCTGCTCAAGCAGCGCGTCCAACGACGCTCGCGGCCCCTCGGCCACCACCTCGACGGTCGAGCCGTCCGACAGATTGCGCGCCCAGCCGTGCAGTCCCAGCGACGCCGCGTGCCGTTGCACGAATGCCCGGAAGTACACCCCCTGTACACGGCCCCGCACCAGCGCGTATAGCCGTTCGGGGCCATCCTCCGTCATGTCGCGCTATGCCGGCCCGACTAGGATGTCGTCCCCCTCAACCTTGACCGCGAACTGCTGAACCGGCAGCACGGCTGGCCCATTGACGACGCCGCCTGTGGTCACGTCGAACTGGCTGCCGTGGTACTCGCACTCCACCACTTCGCCGTCCAGCTCGCCGCGGTCCTCGATCATGGGCAACTCGGCGTGCGGGCAGGTGTTGCCCACCGCGAAGTAGCTGCCGTTCACGTTACCGACAATCACGGGAGTCAGGCCCACCTCCACCTTGGCAACCTCGCCCGGTGGCAGGTCGGAAACCTTCAAGACCGCTTCAAAGTCCGCCATTGGTTCCTCCGATTCATTGTTCGTGCAGACGACTGCCGAGAGTCCCCATGAAACACATCGCCGGCCCGTGAAGGCCGGCGATGAATGGTCGGCCGAAGTTTCGTCTATTCCCAGGCTCGGTTGTCCACGGTGCTCTCGTACGTCGCGCCGGGCGTCACCAGATCCGGGTAGCTCAGCATCCAGTTGTACGTGTAGTCGAAGCGCTCCCGCGTGTACGGCACGGGCGGCCCGTACAGCAGCCGCCACGACTGCAGCTCGCCGGGCTCCAGCAGGCCCTTGGCCTCGGCCAGGAAGTAGTGCTCATACTTCTCGGGGTTGTTGTTGATCATGTCGGCGGCCGCGGCCTGTGCGCGGAACATCGCCGCCAGCGTCGGCCCGTCCAACTCGTCGCCCGCCGCCTCGCTGCGGGTCGAGTGGCTCTCCATGATGATGCGGAAGCCCTGCTTCTGTGCCACGCTGATCCACGGCTCCATGAACGACCCCGCCGCCACGTCCCCGTTCGCGATTGCCGACAACCGCTCCTGCATCGTGCCCGCGTTGGTGATCTTGATGTGGTCCTTCGCCACGAACCCTTCCAGCAGCTTGAGCGTCGTGAAGTGCGAGCCGTTGTACGGGCTGACGGCGATGGGCACGTCCTTGAACTGCTCCGGCTCGTAGTAGTCGCTGTTGGGGGCCGCGATGATGGCGAAGGTGGACATCGCCGAGCCCAGCGCCACGATCTTCGCCGCGCGCTGACCCGCGTCCTCCGCCTCCACCGTGCGCTTCATGATGCCCCACTCGCACATGCGGAATTGGTCCACGTCGCCGGTGTTGTACAGCGACTCCATCGTGCGGTCGAAGATGACGTCGCGCATCGCCTGCCGGTCCGCGCCCACCTGCGCCGTCCCCGGCGTCGTCACGACCTCGACGTCCAGCCCCTGCTCGTTGAACAGTCCCTCGTCTCGGGCCACCAACACCGCCAGGTCATGGACGGCATTCATCATGGAAACCCGTACCTTCTTAAGGTCTGCCTGCGTAGTCATACTATGCCTCCGTAACGTTGGTGAACCGCCAGTAATTGTTTCACTCGCGAGCGGGCGCGTCAATTGACCCCCCGCTCTCATCGGATTGACCGCCGCTCTCACTGGACCCGCCGAAGGGCATTCTCACATCCATCATACCGGCGAATGCCGGTATCCAGAGGGCCGCGCTGTAGGAGAAACCCTCGTAGTTGCCCTGCATTGCGCCCTCTACCCCACGCCCTACCGCACGCCCCACGGGTCGGCGGGCATGGCGACGCCGCGCTTGCTCGCCAGCGCCGAGGCCCGCTCCGCCCCGGCCGCCGCCCGCTCTAGCTGCCAGTCGCCCAGCTCCAGGCCGAGGCCGTCCACCATACGGACGCGGAAGTTGAAGTACGCGCACACATGGGCGATGTCCAGAATGTCACGGTCCGACCACCCGGCGTCCTTGAGGCCCTGGAAGTCCTGCTCTGTCATCATGCTCGGCGCAAGGGTGAGCTTCTCCACCCACTCCAGCATCGCCACCTCGGCCTCCGACAGGTCCGCCTTCCGCCAATCGTCCTTGACCTGCTCGGTGGTCAGGTCGTCGCCGCCCTCCTGCCGCAGAAACTCTGCGTGGGCGACCGTTCAGAACCGGCAGTTGAGCGTCGCCGAGGTCACCGTCGCGATCATCTCCCGCTGCGCCGTCGAGAGCCGCGACTCGCCGCGCATGACCTCCCACATCAGCTCGGCCGTGTGCCACATCGCCTTCGGGTTCAGGCTGTGCAGCATCGGCGGCGTGGCTGGCGGGCTGGTCGTGGCCTCCCGCGCCTGGTTGATGGCCTCGCCCGCCCGTTGCGCCGCCAGCTTGCGATAGACCTCCTTCAACTCCCCTTCCGCCTCTTCCGGTCGGATGATCTTGATCCACGGCATACGCGCCTCCATCCATTGCGGCATGTAATTGGGGTTTGGCCCATGACAGCACTGCGCCGAACGCTTGTCAACAGGCATCGCTCTCATATTCAGGCGCACGGCAGGCCGGCGTCGATTGCTGAACGTCCATGCCACAGGATGCAATACGTGTTGCGCGCCTTGACGGTATGGTGAATGTGGTATACCGTTACCCGACACAAAGGAACCATTGACATTTGCAATTATTGCGCAACTCGCTAACCATCAGAAAAGATGAGGAGTTGCCGATGTCACCCGACGAAACTTGTCAGTTGCTTCCCCAAGGCGGCGAAAGGACAAGCAGGACAGGGCTTATCGCCGTGATCCCCGCACTTTTGCTCCTCGCCTTGGCTGCCTGCGGCGGCGGGGGCGGCTCCGGCGCCGTCGAAGACATGCTGCGCCTCCTTCCCCGCGACGCCGAAGGCGCGGTGTACGCTGACGTCGCCGCCCTCTATGATGACGACGACCTCAGGCCCATACGCCGCGACGCAGAGGGCGAATGGGATGACACGGGCTTCGAGGACGATTTTGACATCGAGCTGGAGGACCTCACATACCTCGTCTACGGAGAAACGGACGGCGACGACCTGTTCCTCCTGGGCGGCCTGGAAGACCTCGACGACCTCAGGGACGAGCTGGACGACCAGGACTACGACGATGACGAGATCCGGGGCATCGAGGTCTGGATAGACACCTCCCGTTCTTGGGAAGCCGTAGCCTTCCTTGACGGCGGCAGGGTGCTGATAGCGGAATATGAAGACACCATGGAGGACGTCCTCCGCCGCATGGACCGCGGTTCATCCTCCCTGTACGACGAGGTGGAAGACATCGTCTCCGATACCCCTGGAGGGCAGCTTGTTGTGGTCACTGAGTGCGGAAGCGACTGCCTCGCTGCCAGCTCCCTCGAAAAAGCGGGCTCGGATGAAATGAAGCTCGTCCAGACTGCTCTGTATGAGGATGAAGACGACGCCGAGGACCAGGAGGATGACCTCAAGGACGACATCGAGGACGACGACCTTCCCCGTGATTGCGATGACGCAGACGTTGACCGCAGCGGCCCGGTGGTGACCTTTGAGATGGTCTGCGAGTTGGACTTCTTCGAGTTCTTCACGAGGTTCGACCTCTAGGAGAGTGGGCCCCTGAATACACGGGTTTCTTCTGCCCCACCGGTCACTGATGAGCCATTGGCCAAATGATTGGGCCTCGTTTGCGTCATTTGAATCCGCCCCCCTACGGCGCTATCCCTTTGACGCTCTGAGGCGAAGCCTAACCCCGTCCCATGCGATGTGCTACCCTGTGCGCCATCCGATATCCCTCAAGGAGGCGTAACGTGGCAATCTGGATGAACATCTTCATGGAAGCCGTCGAAGGACGCGGCGACGAGTTGGCCGCGAGCTATGCGGGCCGCTGCCCCGGCATCCGGCAGGAGCCCGGCTGCATCAACTTCTCCTTCTACCGCAACGTCGAGAACCCAAACCAGTTCATCCTCCACGAGGAGTGGGAAAACGAGGCCGCCCTCGACGCCCACCGCATCCTCGTTCAGCAGCAGGGCGTTGACATCTCCCACCTCCGCAAGGGCACTGGGCATCGCGAGTACGTCAGCATCATCTAGCGCCCCGCCGCCGGCCCTGCCACGCGGGCGTTGCGCCTGTGACCCGTGCGACCGTACGCTAGCCGCATGGACGCTTGTCGTATGCGCCACAGTAACGCGCACGCCATGACCAAAGCCCGCAGGATTGACTGCCACGGGCCAATTCAACACAACCCGATTCCCCTACGAGTTGTCTCTTGCAACGCATTGCGGCTTAATGCAACACAATCGGGCTCCAGCTACGGGCAGCTGCCATTTGCCATGCCCAATAGCGATATTCGAGTCAAGCTGGTCGCAGCGCTTTCAGATAGCATCATCACGCAGAATTTCACTCCGAAACTCAACTCAATCCCCCCTCTGCCACCGCCCGCCCTGAGCCCGTCGAGGCCTGTCCTGAGGTTCTCGGAAGAGGGTCGCCCTGAGCCGGTGTTGGATCGCTCCATTCAGGCATGGGCAAACCCCGTGCTACAATGGTTCTCGTTCGCCATCAGATAGAGACTGGAAGGTGCGCTATGGCCTGGAACGGCTGGACCGTCGTCGACATGGACTCCCACGTGCGGGAAGAGCCCGCCAAGATCTACGGCGACTACATCGACGCCGACTACCGTGACAAGTTCGCCCGGATGAAGCACGCGCTGGACTCCAACGCCGAGAAGGGCGTCGGCGCCGCCATCGCGTCCAGCCGCTACGCCGTCGTCGCCCCCATCGTCTCCGACAACCCCATGGGCGACCATGACGGCTTCGGCAGCGTCGGCCGCGAGTTCATCCTGCAGCACACCGGCGGCCGCCGGAACTTCGGCCGTCCGGAGCGCGGCGAGCTCCGCCCCATCGACCAGTCCGTCAGCTGGGACTACAAGGCCCGCCTCCAGGGCATGGACGACTCCTACGTCGACATCGACGTCATCTTCCCCACACACGTGTCCAGCTACTGCGCCCTCCACGACGTCGGCTTCGAGAGCGCCCTCTACCGCGCCTACCACCGCTGGGTCCACGACTTCTCCGCGCAGGCCCCGGACAGGCTGAAGTGGACGGTCGTCGCCAGCATGCGCGACCCCCTCGAGGCATGTGAGGAGGTCCGCCGCTGGTCAGAGGACAAGACCATGGTCGGCATCTACATGCCCCCTAACGGCCCCAACAATATGCTCCTTGACGACCCGGCGCTGATGCCCATCTACCAGGTGGCGCAGGACCTGGACCTGCCCATCCTCATCCACGGCGGCACGGCTCGCCCGCCCTACCAGCCCGGCACCTTCGACCTGCAGGGCACGTGGTTCCTGCAGCACGGCCTCTCCAACCCCTGGGCCGGCATGGCCTCGATGGGCGCCCTGGTCGGCGGCGCCGTCCTCAGCCGCTTCCCCCGCCTCCGCGTCGCGGTGGTCGAGACAGCGGCCGGCTGGCTCCCGTCCGTGCTGGACCGCTTCGACGCCCACTACATCATGTCGCCCGGCCACGTGCCCCTGCTCAAGCAGATGCCCAGTGAGATCGTCCGCAAGAGCGGCCAGTACTTCCACGGCATCGACACCTGGGAGTCGACGCTCGACTACGTCGTCGACCGTGTCGGAGAGGACGTCCTGCTCTTCGCCTCCGACTGGCCCCACGGCGACACGGCGTGGCCCGAGGCCGTCAACCAGGTCGTCGAGTGGGAGGGCATCAGCGACACCGCCAAGCGCA comes from the Chloroflexota bacterium genome and includes:
- a CDS encoding MFS transporter → MPLTTSNAELSQRPPWQARLPFFFGWVIVAVIFLRAFTTAGAIWSTAVLSVPMQEDLGWSQSAIFLGITLRTLGAAVGGFFLGRFLDSRRGAPFLAVGSAFVSGFGIIAVSFVTEVWQFWLIFGVLSGVLGAGPGALMQAAIVPEWFVRKRGRATALASMGTGLAAFLLPFTVANVVEALDWRTTFQLLGVMTLVFAVLPAMLIKTRPEDVGLRTDGDKEGSEAAARARAADTSLTAGEAFRTTTLWLLVGAVFFASFSPTAFPANLTPTFSDKGFDLTTAGFAFSAYGFTSFFGRFFWGWLADRMHIRKTLLIVCAWNGLTVPLLLLLPGTSVLAAGAIAGFGIGAWVGLNQVVWAAYFGRANLGAIAGRVRPLITLSGGTGPFLVAAMADFFGGFGVGIVVMALSWWASSFFLFIVRPVRRPMLADAPPAEAGGPANQANPSQGG
- a CDS encoding carboxymuconolactone decarboxylase family protein, producing MPWIKIIRPEEAEGELKEVYRKLAAQRAGEAINQAREATTSPPATPPMLHSLNPKAMWHTAELMWEVMRGESRLSTAQREMIATVTSATLNCRF
- a CDS encoding amidohydrolase family protein — translated: MAWNGWTVVDMDSHVREEPAKIYGDYIDADYRDKFARMKHALDSNAEKGVGAAIASSRYAVVAPIVSDNPMGDHDGFGSVGREFILQHTGGRRNFGRPERGELRPIDQSVSWDYKARLQGMDDSYVDIDVIFPTHVSSYCALHDVGFESALYRAYHRWVHDFSAQAPDRLKWTVVASMRDPLEACEEVRRWSEDKTMVGIYMPPNGPNNMLLDDPALMPIYQVAQDLDLPILIHGGTARPPYQPGTFDLQGTWFLQHGLSNPWAGMASMGALVGGAVLSRFPRLRVAVVETAAGWLPSVLDRFDAHYIMSPGHVPLLKQMPSEIVRKSGQYFHGIDTWESTLDYVVDRVGEDVLLFASDWPHGDTAWPEAVNQVVEWEGISDTAKRKILGENALRLCNRITV
- a CDS encoding non-heme iron oxygenase ferredoxin subunit — protein: MADFEAVLKVSDLPPGEVAKVEVGLTPVIVGNVNGSYFAVGNTCPHAELPMIEDRGELDGEVVECEYHGSQFDVTTGGVVNGPAVLPVQQFAVKVEGDDILVGPA
- a CDS encoding OsmC family protein codes for the protein MYAERKGWALGEVTVEVSMEHDAAKGTSGSVVRKRVHVTGDIDEGQRERLHRIGDRCPVQRMLEGGLQVDSALEAG
- the ilvD gene encoding dihydroxy-acid dehydratase, coding for MTTTKHDVKHMSRIVTDGPHRAPARAMLRAVGMNDDDMDRAFIAVANLASDVTPCNVHLDRVAQACKEGVRRANGFPFLFGTITVSDGISMGTEGMKASLVSREVIADSIETVCFGESMDGLIAVAACDKNMPGSLMAMARLNIPSIFVYGGAILPGNYLGKDINIQDMFEAVGSWSKGNLTVEELFAMERIACPGEGACAGMFTANTMSSAIEAMGMSLPGAASVPAVDPKNEGIAHQAAAAVYNMLDLGIKPRDIMTKDAFENAIMVVLAMGGSTNAVLHLLAIAHEAKVDLKIDDFDRLSRVTPYLTDLRPAGRFVMSDLDRVGGVPVVMRELLNAGMLHPDVMTCTGKTVAENLDDLDIPAADGDVVHAVSDARSPTGGLVILRGNLSPEGSVMKVSGTKHLQHRGPARVYDGERATFEAVTRGEINAGDVVVIRYEGPRGGPGMQEMLAVTGAIMGAGLGNDVLLLTDGRFSGATHGPMIGHVAPEAAVGGPIALVQEGDIIHLDVESRDLSVEISDEEMARRRAAWQPRPIPYEVGVMAKYAKLVGTASQGAVTS
- a CDS encoding antibiotic biosynthesis monooxygenase, whose amino-acid sequence is MAIWMNIFMEAVEGRGDELAASYAGRCPGIRQEPGCINFSFYRNVENPNQFILHEEWENEAALDAHRILVQQQGVDISHLRKGTGHREYVSII
- a CDS encoding acylphosphatase, which translates into the protein MTEDGPERLYALVRGRVQGVYFRAFVQRHAASLGLHGWARNLSDGSTVEVVAEGPRASLDALLEQLRKGPPSSRVDVVEESWQAAEGLDGPFRVR
- the arsM gene encoding arsenite methyltransferase, producing MKSPIELKVVVSQSYADRLREAVEGDAACCAGDAESLAAYPAEALEKLPGSVVTFGCGNPVALAGMRPGETVLDLGSGAGLDCFLAAEQVGEQGAVIGVDFTQDMIDKATENAAKLGLGNVTFKHGDIEALPLEDAIVDVVMSNCVINLAPDKDAVFREAFRVLRPGGRLVVSDMVLTRPVTEDEMNDMALLSGCISGSLPDTEYADTVRRAGFAEVTLEGSPPGGDGWDGQFWYSATISGVKRQA